TTCCACCAGTAAAATTACAAGATGTTATTGGAAATTATAAAGGAAGGCTAATAACAAGTCAGGGAAACAATAAAGCTGAGGCGGTAGTAAGTTTTGCTGTGAAGAAAGACACCATAAAGTTCGCAGACCTTCCCGTAAAAGAAATTGTGAAAGCCGTAGTAAAAGACCCTGCAAAAACTGAAGCTGCTCTTACGGCAATAGGAAAAATAAAATATAACCTTAATTATACAGCTGTGGTAAATGCAAGTTATAATGCAGTGGAATTAACTTTTACTCCTAAGACTTTAGAGCTCAATATTCCAATGGATGGAGCGGTGAAAAAAACAATTGTGACATTTACAGCGAAAGAAAAAGGATTTTATGTTGGCC
The sequence above is drawn from the Chryseobacterium daecheongense genome and encodes:
- a CDS encoding DUF4840 domain-containing protein → MKKFIVLKAFMAVLIGFMGLSLISCNNDGPDIPPVKLQDVIGNYKGRLITSQGNNKAEAVVSFAVKKDTIKFADLPVKEIVKAVVKDPAKTEAALTAIGKIKYNLNYTAVVNASYNAVELTFTPKTLELNIPMDGAVKKTIVTFTAKEKGFYVGQNYAMKFGLVAEKITVDGTVLTPYEMIKYDFPYCIKN